The sequence below is a genomic window from Setaria italica strain Yugu1 chromosome IV, Setaria_italica_v2.0, whole genome shotgun sequence.
AATGACTGCATTACCCCTCAATAAATGAGGTCCCATACCCCTGTGCTGCTGTTATTTTTGGCGCCAAGTGCTGGTGCCCTGTTTTGGCGCTAGGAAGTGCTGGCGCTAGGAGGTGCTTGTGCTGCTGTTTTTTGGCGCCAGTGCTGGTGTGTTCATTTTGGCGCTAGGAGGTGCTTGGCGCCAGTGCTTGTGCTCATTTTGGTGCTTGTGCTGCTCGGTCTTTGGCGCCAGGTGAAGTgggcttcattttttttttcattcggCCAAATGAAAGAACGttgaaatgaaataaaaaatattcaaattatTTAGAATGTCCTGTACACACGATAGAACGCAGAGACTACAAAAATGTTGTCAACATCATTACAATACAATCATACAAATAATCTACGATTTGTTGTACAAAGCATTAGCTAATTCATCCCGAAATGCATTCATATTACAATCTTTATCCCCTGCTTGTGTATTTGTCCCATCTCCTTCGTCGTTTGGCACTTGAGGCATaggaataaaattttcatccCGATCGCACATATCAAAGGCCCTATCGGCCATATCATTCTCTCgtatgaaattatgaattgccATACATGCTACTATGATTTTACTTTGTTTGTGCATCGGAAAACTTGGTATACccaacaaaatcctccacttcatctttaacactccAAATGACCTTTCgataacatttctaagggaCGAATGGGCGTAATTAAAagtctctttcataccttttgTCATTGGGCCACTCCTAAACTCTGGTAGATGATATTTTGTACCCTTGTAGGGTGCAAGGTAACCCGGACGATTTGCATAACCCGAGTCAACTAGGTAAAATTTGCCTACATATACGACAATTTTCATGAGGTTAATAAAGGTGCCACCATCTTACATACAAATGAAAACAAATCAAGTTTACCTGCAGGAGGATGCGGAAACTTGTCACCATATTTGTTTAAGGCATCACTGAAGACTCTCATGTCATGAACCGATCCAGGCCATCCAATCACAGCAAAtgtgaacctcatgtcgaaatcacatATAGCCAGCACATTCTGTGAAGTATATCCATGTCTCCCGGTGTGCTGAACCACCTTATCATTTGGCACCACGACCGGTATATGCAtcccatctatagctcctatacaATTGTTGAAGTATGGTGCAAAGCGAGGGTTTCTCAACCTTGGGTGCACGGTCTTAAATTCTGGGTCCTTGGGCTTAATAATATCCACTGCTAGCTTAAGAACACTTGACAAAACATTATCGAATGTACGGCTTATTGTTTCTAAGGACCTTACAAACCGGTCCTCAACCTGTCTAAGGGATTGTGGTGCACCAATTACCCAAAGGAACATTCCTAAAGCCTCCATCGTGGTCATTCCTCTAGTTGCCCTCAACCCATAGGTGTCGACCAACAAGTCATGCAGCTGGTAAAACAAAATACTtgacatcctaaacatgttgtagcaagCGGTTCTGCTAGACAATGTTTCATGCACCCATTCTATACCCGACACAGTAGGAACCCTCTGTGGAGCCTTGTCCATGTAAGTGTCACAATACGTACCGATCATTACTGCGGCCGTTGCTATGTCCCGGGTCCTTTTACGATGATATTGTTGCATCCACATGAAACCCATAATCTCTGTTGATAAGTCGTCATCAGAAGAACTTGTCTCATCAATATCAAAGGAATACTCCTAAGGCACCAAAGAAAACCATATAAGTCAGTACTAAACATCCACATTTTCTGCAAAACAGCAACATATTCTACCAAATCCATAAAACAGccacaaaacagcaacaattTCTGCAAATTCAAACCTTAGAAAATGAAAACAGCCACATTCCAAAGCACATTCAATCCTTAAATAGAACAAACAGTCACATATTGTTCTAACAACCATACTTAGTACATAAAGGAAATCTTATTCCATAAAATAGCCACATTCACTCCTAAGGACAACTAGTTACTTCTACCAAACATTCACTCCTAAAACAGCCACATTCACTCAACAAGATTGTTTTCTTTGCAAAATCTCTTCAAATAACGCAGCCTTCCTTCAGGAGTTGGTATGTTGCAAAAAAATTCCCTCTCATATGGATCTTTGAATAAGTGCCTGCATGCATAGAACTCTACACTTTCAGGGGTTGCTCCAGATTCCAAAGCCAGCTGTTGACACTTCTTAACAGATTGACCCATCTCTTGTATAGGGTTGAGCCTCTGTCTTTTCTCATTGAGGCTGGTTGCAATATTCTCCCCCACAGTCCTTAAGAGGTTATCATCTTTGTCAGAGGTAGTCAATTTCTCAACTAGGCTgctcaccatcttcatcaaagGGCTTTTACTTTTCTTTCCAGGACTAGTGGCAGTGGACTTGGTGCTGGTGCTACTTCCTCTCTTCTTGCTGGTATTGCTCACTGGGCTGTCTTCATATGCATTGACAAACCCATCTGTACCATATTGATCATCTTCCCCTACATCATCAACATCttggtcctcctcctcttcacaaCCAGCCACAAAAGATGTAGAGCCATCCACCACAACATCACGAAACATCTCCTCTAGGTGATCTATGTAATGTGGAACACCATACCGAAATTTCTTACACTCACTAAATTTGCCCTGCAAATGGATTATGATGTTATACACCATTGCACATAAAAGTTACTGCAAACATATTTCCAGAAAACATATTTGCCCTCACCTTGGTGTTAGTTTTCCACCACCCATCTGAGGCAATTATAGTACCATCCGCATGCCTTCCAAGACCAGTATCCTTATTGCATGCTTTCCAGAAAGTATGCAATGTTTTCAATTGATTAATCCTGTTCCTGATCTGGGAATGTTGATGTCTTAGCCCAGTGGCCATATGGTACTTATCAACTACTATCCTCAAACCCCTTGAAGTAATTGATCCTTTTGGACAGTTGCCTGATCTAATCTGCTCAACCCACAAGTCACACAACACACTAGTATTGTGTTCTGTCCACTGTGCCTTGTCGAATCTATTTATCTAGACAATTTAACAGAGACATAGAAACCCATCACACACAGAATAGGTAACAACATCACAAAAAAACAGTCCTACTTCCTGTTTATTGAACTATAGCAAGTAACCATCACAAGAAAAAAACAATCCTAATTCCTGTTTCTGAACTAGAGCTTTAACACACAAGAACAGAGGCTTAACCGTCACAAGAACAGGGTGTTAAGGTTCACAAGAACAGGGTGTTAAACATCACAAGAATAGGATGTTAAACATCACAAGAACAGCCACTaatccactcctaaactcccaCTAACCATCACAACAACATTCAGTACCACAGATGATCACAAAAACATCCAATAGCACAGATGAAGTGTTCAATTGGATGGATATCAGAACTAACCTTGGAGGTGGGGAAAATAGTCTCCACATTCTGTGGACCACCATCTTCGTCGTCAAGATCAACCCAATCCTCTCCCTCGTAGGGTTCGATGTAGTCAGCTGTGGATCGACCTCCACGACCGCGAGACCGCCTTGCGCGGCCGCAGAAACGGcctccgccacggccgccgctgcTACCAGCACCGTCGGCCAACGATCCAACGAAGAGAGGCCTTGTCACAggtgcaccgccgccgcctgctctgctgccgccgccccctcctctgctgccgccgccgcctgctctgctgccgccgccccctcctctgcTGCCACCGGCCCctgctctgctgccgccgccgcctcctctacctccaCTGCGAACCGCGCGTAAGCCGAGCGTACGGCTGCCGTGGCCCCGGGGTGCTCCTTCTCCTCGAAGGAGGTCGGAGTACGAGCTGTAGTCGCCCCAATCTTCGGCCTGGGAGTTGAGATCCAGGGCTTGCAAGCCCTCGCGAGGAACTCCAGAGGATTCGGCCTGGGAGAGGAggtcgaaggcggcggcggggaaagcTGGATCCGCGTGGGCGAATAGATCTTGCAATCCATCGTCGCCGTGCCCGTCCATGAGCCCGTGTATGCGGTGGATCTGGGACGCGGGGTGGGGATGGAGAAGGGGGGAAGAAAAGGATTGGAAGGGGAAGGTCACGGGAGGGAGATAACGGGGACAGGAGACGGTGGAAGGCGATGAACCTCGggcgggaggagatggccggcgggaggagTTGGCGGCGGGCGCGAAGGAAGCGAtgcgggaggagatggcggcgggcgcgcaAGCAGCGATGCGGGAGGGGAACGAGCGGGTGTAGATGCGATAGGAcggcgcgctggcggcggccgggatggatggccggcgggaggagatggccggcgggaggagacggcggcgcgcgaggaggaagcGATGCGGGAGTAGATGGCGGTGGCCGTGGAGGATGCGATGCGGGAAGGGTCGGAGGGGaatgcgggaggaggacgcgctGGCGGTCGGATAGGGGAGAGAGAAGANNNNNNNNNNNNNNNNNNNNNNNNNNNNNNNNNNNNNNNNNNNNNNNNNNNNNNNNNNNNNNNNNNNNNNNNNNNNNNNNNNNNNNNNNNNNNNNNNNNNNNNNNNNNNNNNNNNNNNNNNNNNNNNNNNNNNNNNNNNNNNNNNNNNNNNNNNNNNNNNNNNNNNNNNNNNNNNNNNNNNNNNNNNNNNNNNNNNNNNNNNNNNNNNNNNNNNNNNNNNNNNNNNNNNNNNNNNNNNNNNNNNNNNNNNNNNNNNNNNNNNNNNNNNNNNNNNNNNNNNNNNNNNNNNNNNNNNNNNNNNNNNNNNNNNNNNNNNNNNNNNNNNNNNNNNNNNNNNNNNNNNNNNNNNNNNNNNNNNNNNNNNNNNNNNNNNNNNNNNNNNNNNNNNNNNNNNNNNNNNNNNNNNNNNNNNNNNNNNNNNNNNNNNNNNNNNNNNNNNNNNNNNNNNNNNNNNNNNNNNNNNNNNNNNNNNNNNNNNNNNNNNNNNNNNNNNNNNNNNNNNNNNNNNNNNNNNNNNNNNNNNNNNNNNNNNNNNNNNNNNNNNNNNNNNNNNNNNNNNNNNNNNNNNNNNNNNNNNNNNNNNNNNNNNNNNNNNNNNNNNNNNNNNNNNNNNNNNNNNNNNNNNNNNNNNNNNNNNNNNNNNNNNNNNNNNNNNNNNNNNNNNNNNNNNNNNNNNNNNNNNNNNNNNNNNNNNNNNNNNNNNNNNNNNNNNNNNNNNNNNNNNNNNNNNNNNNNNNNNNNNNNNNNNNNNNNNNNNNNNNNNNNNNNNNNNNNNNNNNNNNNNNNNNNNNNNNNNNNNNNNNNNNNNNNNNNNNNNNNNNNNNNNNNNNNNNNNNNNNNNNNNNNNNNNNNNNNNNNNNNNNNNNNNNNNNNNNNNNNNNNNNNNNNNNNNNNNNNNNNNNNNNNNNNNNNNNNNNNNNNNNNNNNNNNNNNNNNNNNNNNNNNNNNNNNNNNNNNNNNNNNNNNNNNNNNNNNNNNNNNNNNNNNNNNNNNNNNNNNNNNNNNNNNNNNNNNNNNNNNNNNNNNNNNNNNNNNNNNNNNNNNNNNNNNNNNNNNNNNNNNNNNNNNNNNNNTTTTgtatccaaacacttgtgttaaaagtgcggtgttaaagtttaacaccccatttttcataaacatatgaagggggtgttaaaacttgctaaagttgttaaaagtggtccccctcttcactttttcccaggttaccccttctctctccttactctctctccgccggccataaatgagggggcaatggagttatttcccaccaaaggtgttaaagtttaacacatcatacaaacatcccaatgtgttaaactttagcactctatttgagagtgttaaaactttaacacttgttaaattttaacacagggtatccaaacaggctcttAGAGTACCCTCACGATTTGGGACACTCCACTACAGTACCATCACATTACACTGGGGATTTACCATCTGGTGTCACTCACGTGCTGGCGACTAATAAGTCATTTAGTCAGACACTCTAAATCAACAGGTAAGCTACTTAAACATCATTAGAGCAGTCAATTTACACAATTCCATATAATTCCTGTTCTAACGATGCAAGTAAGGAGAGAGGGTACTAGCGCTGGTTCCCTCTCCCCTTACTTGTATCGCTGGAGAACAAATGATGAATTTAGTACATAGTTCCAAGGTGAATTAGAATTTGCAAAACCCTACGTCACATATCCTAATATTTCTGTTGGCTAGCTAAACCCTAGCTAAATCACCTATCTGAAACATTCTATTgagcaaaaaaaatattcaacagTGTGGATCAACCCCGACTTGCTCGTCTCTCTAAGCCTAGCAATTTCCTAGATGTTACAGAAGTTATGTTAATTATCTAGCAAAAGTTAATTTGTGAATCTTAGCAATTTGACGTAGACTCCTTATTTTCATCCTAGCAAAGAGAGCAAACCACCACCTCTCACACAAACGAAAATGACAGCAGTTAATATTGCCGGCAACGGCGGTCGATCACAAAGACTGCACAAAAAGACACCTGAGAGCTACCTACCGTGTACAACATATTGTGAGAACATTCCTGTTTCATGGCCCTGCCACGCACACACGCATGATATTATACACTACTGTGATATAAAGGGATCATATCGGATTAATAATAAACAGATGGAACAGACATGTTGTTTAACAGATCTCAATTATTCGCACGCGATTTAATTTCAGCGAAAGAACATGTCGATGCCCAAGCCGCAGCCAGTTAGTGCTTGAGCACGTCCGGGATGTCCACCGGGTACCTGTGAATCGACGTCGCCCAGGGCCCCTCCGCGTTCGCCGCGGGCTCGATGCACTCCCACGCCGCGCTGTTGCACTTGAACCCGGACCCAAACCCAATCATCCACACCCGGTCACCTTTCCGCATCCGTCCCTTGGCCTCGATGTAGGCCAGCTCGTACCAGAGCGAGCTGCTTGACGTGTTCCCGAACCGGTGCAGCGCCATCCGCGATGCCTCCACCTGCTGATCCGACAGGTTGAGGCTGCGCTGCAGCTCGTCGAtgacggcgcggccgccggcgtggatGCAGAAGTGGTCGAAGGCCGTGCGGAAGTCGGGGATGTACGGCTTGAACTTCCCGCTGAGCACCTTGCGCACGATGAAGGAGAGCGCGAACAGGAGCTGCTCAGAGGCCGGGAGCACGAGGGGCCCGATGGCGGTGATGTTGGCCTTGAGCGCGTTCCCGGCGATGGTCATCAGGTCCTTGTTCAGGTTGATCCCGACGTTTCCCCTGTCGTCCTCCTCCTGGAACACGCACGTGTACGCGCTGTCCTGCGCGCCGGTGAGCGTGCGCACGACGTGCCTGAGCCGGAACCGGGCCTTCGCGGGGGAGTTGgacagcagcgccgccgcgccgccgatccGGAAGAGGCAGTTGGGCAGGAGCATGGCGCGCTCGCTGCCCACGTAGTAGTTGGGCGTGATGGTCTCCGTCGACACCACCAGCGCGTGCGCGCCTCTGGGAGCCACCTGGAGGAGGTTCCGGGCGAGCCCCACGGAGACGAGCCCCGCGCTGCACCCCATCCCGGAGAGGTGCGTGCTCCGGATGTCGCTGCGCAGCTTGTACCTGTTGATGATCATGTCGACGAAGGACGGGGTCGGGCAGAAGAGGCTGCAGTTCACGACGAGGATGTCGATGTCGCCGGGGCTGACCCCCGTCTTGGCGAACAGGTCGTCGAGCGCCCCGAACACGACGAGGTCcacctcgccgcgcgccgcgtcgaGGGTGCAGTACTTGTAGGGCGGGATGTAGTGGTGCGCCGGCGGCAGGCACGTCTCCTCCCCGAGCCCCGACCGCTCCAGCAGCTTGGTCATGAACCGGATGCTGCGCTCGTTGAGCACCGGCACCTGCTTGGCGTGCTCCAGGAAGGTGGAGAAGGGCACGCGGCAGTTGGACGCCGTCCGGAAGCAGGCGTAGTCGACCAGGTACACCGCGCGCGGGCGGAGCATCAGGTAcacggtcgccgccgcggccgggagGAACGCTGCCAGGAAGAGGTGCACCGGCCGCGCGTCCCGGACCCGGCCGGCGAGCTCCTCGGGCCCGAGCCGCGCCACGGCGACGAGGGCGGCTGCGGCGAGCGGCACCGTCACGACGACGCGGCAGTACGCGGCCTTGAGGCCCTCCTTGCCGAGCAGAGGTGGCGAGCTCATGCTGGCCTTTGGCTTGGGGTCGTGGTCGTCGTCCTTGTGCCCGGTGCGCTGCAGCTGCACGCTAGCTAGCGACTAGCGAGTGATGTGTGGGTTCCGGCAGGCATGGAGCTGAGGGTGAGGCGGTTTTAAAGCCACCGCGGCGCGGGCACTGTGCAGTGCAGGGGGGTGTCTCTTTACTTCAGTCACGCAGGTAGGGCTGGCTCACAGTACACACAGTGCCCAGTTTGCCGCGTTAGAGCAGTCCAAAGAGTTTCCCAAAAAGTTCTTCCCCAAAACGATATAActggggttcttccaaaaagtttttccccaaaaaaatatatcaacccacagcagatcgctaataactagcccccaatatttcaaaataggCAACATCATCGTAATTGGGCCCAGCCCGACGCCTCCCTGCTCTCTCCTCGACGATAGCACCCTCCAGCCATCTCGCACCAATCACCTGCGCATACGCCTTCCCCACCTCTTCAGCTTCCTCCTTAGCCATCTCTTGGCCGCGCACCATGTTGTCGAAGTAGGCGAGGTCGCTGTTGTCGTACTTGCCGTAGCAAGGCGCTGACAGCCGCGCCTCCAGCAGGCCGCTGGACTCGTCCAGAGTGTACGACTTGATGCCCCGCTGGGGAGCAGGTTGCGTCGCTCTAGGCCGAGAAGCTGTGCTGGTGTGACCGAGACGCCCGGAGGGTCGCGCGCGCGGATGTGCAGCCATGGTGAAGCTCCTGGCCGTGCTGGCGCTCgttgccgccgccacgccgtgcCTCCGCGCCACCGGCTAGGTACGTGGGGCAGTTTAGGGTTGGCATACGAAGGCCTGGGATACATTGCGCTTCGTCTCTAATGGCGCCATTGTGGTGGGTGTGGGGGGCGGCGACAAGACCGGGCCGCTACCGtttgcggtgggcgcggcgtcggcgaggtgcaACATCAGGCGGTGGGAGTGCGTGCTTCGATGGTGTTCGGGGGTGATTGGGGAAGGATCGGACCCCCGCATATATGCGGGGCGACGGAGGTGTTTTTAGTGTCCGCGCATTTTTACGGGGCGACGGAGGTATTTTTAGCTGCATTTTTACGGGAAGGATtggggagctgttggaggtaagttttgtttgtttttccccTAAAGAAGGTTTTGGGACAATTTCTTAGACAGTGACAGAAAAGGCTTGTGGTAGGCTCGTAGCAGCCTATTATTGAAAAAGCTTCTCAATTAACTGATTCTGGTTAGGCCGCCAAGTTcgccgagttttttttttttgttttttgtagCATTTATTTTTGCGATcgaaaagtttgccgagtggttGTCACTTTTGTCACTATTCACTACCGGCCGGCGGTTCAGGAAAGCATGGGGAACATACCAACCGTTGTGGGAGCCTGCAGTCCTGCACGTACGGCACCTCTAGCCACAGTGACTACTCACATTCAGTCCCGGATCACGGCATTTCAGTGTGTCACTACAAAACAGCGCGCGGCTTTTGCCGCGCGTTTAGGAGATTTTGGCTTAGGGAACCAGTCCGTCACGTTTAGGAGCGCTTGTTGCTGTCGACACGACGACGGAGATCAAGGAGAGGGAGAGCAAGGCATAATTCCAGATGTCGGTGAGCCAAAATGTGATTGATCAAGCTGGATAAGAAGGCATCAGGAAAGATGTCTCTCACAATAAActgttgtttgttttgtttggcCTGTTGACTGTGTCTCAATATGGACTCAAAACTAGTTGAGGCATGGCtgctttatcaaaaaaaaaaatgttgcaacaAATAATCTAACAATATAACAGGAATTAATGAGATCTGAGAATTAACACAAACATAGATACTTGAGGCAAGTATAGACTGCAGATTGAAATTCCAGTAATGGTCAAGTGTTGATGTGGTACACGACCAAACTGATTTGGTGACTATTTCTAACTACTAAGTGAACAGATAGCATGCAGATGCTAAGGAGAAGCAACAACGGGGTAGGCTAGGCTAATGACTTTGTAGGGTGAGAGCTCCATCCATAATTCATCACCCCGCAAGACCAAGTACAGAGATGATTGTCAATTCAGATACAAATGAGTATTTGTAAGTCCTACCGTATTCAATTTCATGTAAGGAGCTTAGTGGACTGGACCTGGTTATGTAAGCTGCCAGTGTTTCTTCCTGCTGTTACTTCCTTCCAAGCTAGTGAGCAAATCAATGGTCTCCTCATTGTGTCTGGAGAAGCTTATGTTTTTCCAAAATCAGGTAACAGCATGACCTGCATTATTATTTATATGAAGTTGTCGCAGATGTTTGAATGTAATTGCATATAACTGAAGGGATTAACTGATGTTGTTTACATCTTTGCAGAGATGCTTAGTAATTATTATCCAACCATGAAAAATTAGCAAAATGAGCATAAGTTTAATAGATTAGATGTTTATACTGATCTTGTAGTCAATACAAAAGCTGAGAGTTGTGCAGGATATGCACATGACAAAAGATGAGTCCTTTCCAAAAGCTTTTATCTAAGCAATCTGCTGTATA
It includes:
- the LOC111257103 gene encoding protein ALP1-like, which produces MTTMEALGMFLWVIGAPQSLRQVEDRFVRSLETISRTFDNVLSSVLKLAVDIIKPKDPEFKTVHPRLRNPRFAPYFNNCIGAIDGMHIPVVVPNDKVVQHTGRHGYTSQNVLAICDFDMRFTFAVIGWPGSVHDMRVFSDALNKYGDKFPHPPAGKFYLVDSGYANRPGYLAPYKGTKYHLPEFRSGPMTKGMKETFNYAHSSLRNVIERSFGVLKMKWRILLGIPSFPMHKQSKIIVACMAIHNFIRENDMADRAFDMCDRDENFIPMPQVPNDEGDGTNTQAGDKDCNMNAFRDELANALYNKS
- the LOC111257138 gene encoding uncharacterized protein LOC111257138, with the protein product MATGLRHQHSQIRNRINQLKTLHTFWKACNKDTGLGRHADGTIIASDGWWKTNTKGKFSECKKFRYGVPHYIDHLEEMFRDVVVDGSTSFVAGCEEEEDQDVDDVGEDDQYGTDGFVNAYEDSPVSNTSKKRGSSTSTKSTATSPGKKSKSPLMKMVSSLVEKLTTSDKDDNLLRTVGENIATSLNEKRQRLNPIQEMGQSVKKCQQLALESGATPESVEFYACRHLFKDPYEREFFCNIPTPEGRLRYLKRFCKENNLVE
- the LOC101785243 gene encoding 3-ketoacyl-CoA synthase 5 codes for the protein MSSPPLLGKEGLKAAYCRVVVTVPLAAAALVAVARLGPEELAGRVRDARPVHLFLAAFLPAAAATVYLMLRPRAVYLVDYACFRTASNCRVPFSTFLEHAKQVPVLNERSIRFMTKLLERSGLGEETCLPPAHHYIPPYKYCTLDAARGEVDLVVFGALDDLFAKTGVSPGDIDILVVNCSLFCPTPSFVDMIINRYKLRSDIRSTHLSGMGCSAGLVSVGLARNLLQVAPRGAHALVVSTETITPNYYVGSERAMLLPNCLFRIGGAAALLSNSPAKARFRLRHVVRTLTGAQDSAYTCVFQEEDDRGNVGINLNKDLMTIAGNALKANITAIGPLVLPASEQLLFALSFIVRKVLSGKFKPYIPDFRTAFDHFCIHAGGRAVIDELQRSLNLSDQQVEASRMALHRFGNTSSSSLWYELAYIEAKGRMRKGDRVWMIGFGSGFKCNSAAWECIEPAANAEGPWATSIHRYPVDIPDVLKH